One window from the genome of Crassostrea angulata isolate pt1a10 chromosome 2, ASM2561291v2, whole genome shotgun sequence encodes:
- the LOC128171795 gene encoding uncharacterized protein LOC128171795, with the protein MLLTIYVALFLVVHIIHNEATVVNDVFAVRTNDYPKSTCHRISNIRSKGQCLGTCIISVDRNVMISHDESTNTCMCCNDITGSNIIGSNWKSYVPLPCAEGYATFKLMSYEICMKYIPEPVSYSTAQANCQAEGADLIKIDSQEKYNIFKDYHVPIANNEILQVWVQGEKVGGQWQFDDGTQIPGFCPIGMTNEADEIRLRARGTTLFE; encoded by the exons ATGTTACTTACGATATATGTAGCTTTATTTCTGGTTGTGCATATTATTCACAACGAAGCTACAGTCGTCAATGACGTTTTTGCTGTTCGAACAAATGATTATCCGAAATCTACGTGTCACAGAATTTCTAATATAAGAAGTAAGGGCCAATGTCTAGGAACATGCATAATCTCGGTGGATCGCAATGTCATGATCAGCCACGATGAATCTACAAACACCTGTATGTGTTGCAATGACATCACAGGAAGTAACATAATTGGTTCAAATTGGAAATCTTATGTCCCAC TGCCCTGTGCTGAAGGTTATGCGACGTTTAAGTTGATGTCATACGAAATATGTATGAAGTATATCCCAGAGCCAGTCTCGTATTCAACAGCCCAGGCGAACTGTCAAGCTGAAGGTGCCGATCTCATAAAGATTGATTCCCAGGAAAAGTACAACATATTCAAGGATTATCATG TTCCAATTGCCAACAATGAAATACTCCAAGTCTGGGTTCAAGGGGAAAAGGTTGGAGGTCAGTGGCAGTTTGATGACGGAACTCAAATACCTGGCTTCTGCCCCATCGGTATGACTAACGAAGCGGACGAAATACGTCTCCGGGCACGGGGTACTACATTGTTCGAGTGA